The window AAGGGAGTCCGGTCGTGACACGATCCCGCGCGATCCTGCTGACCGGCGCGTCGTCGGGCACCGGTATGTCGTCCGGCTCCGGCCGGGCGGCCGCGCTGCGCCTGCACCGGGCCGGCTGGCCGGTCTACGCCACCGGCCGCAACGTCGACGCGCTGGCCGATCTGGCCGCCGAGGGCATCACCGTGATGCATCTCGACGTCACCGACGAGGAGTCGATGGCCGCCGCGGTCAAGCGGATCACCGACGAGCACGGCGCGGTGGGTACGCTGATCAACAACGCCGCGTACAGCCTCAACGGCACCATCGGCGAGACCCCGATGGACGAGGTACGGGCCCAGTTCGAGACGAACGTCTTCGGCCTGTGCCGGCTCACCCAGATGGTCCTGCCCGGGATGCGGGAGCAGGGCGGCGGCCGGGTGGTCCTGATGTCGTCGATCTTCGGGCTGTTCGCCACCCCGGGTCGGGGCTACTACCAGGCCACCAAGCACGCACTGGAGGCGATCGGCGACTCGCTGCGGCACGAGGTGGCCCGGTTCGACATCAAGGTCGTACTGATCGAACCCTCGCCGATCCTCGGCGGCTTCGTCCCGGACAGCGTCGCCGATCTCGGCATGCAGTCACACGGCAACCCGGCGCTGTACAAGGACTTCTGGGACTACTTCGTACAGTGGCACCAGGCGTACCGGCTCAGCGACAATCCGCCGCTGCGCGGCAAGATGGCGGTCCGGGCCGAGCATGTCGCCAAGGTCATCGAGACCGCCGTCACCCACCCCAATCCACGCATCCGGTACCGGCTCGGGGTGCCCGCCCGGCTGCTGACCCGGATGCGGGCGGCGATCGGCGACCGCAACTGGGACCGGTTCGTCCGCGCGTTCTTCCCCATCCCCTGACCGTGACCCACGGCTGATCGGCGCCGGCGGTTTCAGCCGCTGGCGCCGATCAGCCGTGTCCCGGCACGGGCAGCGACCCACGGACCCGCCCCGACTGCC is drawn from Micromonospora sp. Llam0 and contains these coding sequences:
- a CDS encoding SDR family NAD(P)-dependent oxidoreductase, with product MTRSRAILLTGASSGTGMSSGSGRAAALRLHRAGWPVYATGRNVDALADLAAEGITVMHLDVTDEESMAAAVKRITDEHGAVGTLINNAAYSLNGTIGETPMDEVRAQFETNVFGLCRLTQMVLPGMREQGGGRVVLMSSIFGLFATPGRGYYQATKHALEAIGDSLRHEVARFDIKVVLIEPSPILGGFVPDSVADLGMQSHGNPALYKDFWDYFVQWHQAYRLSDNPPLRGKMAVRAEHVAKVIETAVTHPNPRIRYRLGVPARLLTRMRAAIGDRNWDRFVRAFFPIP